A region from the Bos indicus isolate NIAB-ARS_2022 breed Sahiwal x Tharparkar chromosome 14, NIAB-ARS_B.indTharparkar_mat_pri_1.0, whole genome shotgun sequence genome encodes:
- the LOC109568233 gene encoding LOW QUALITY PROTEIN: acetyl-CoA acetyltransferase, cytosolic (The sequence of the model RefSeq protein was modified relative to this genomic sequence to represent the inferred CDS: inserted 2 bases in 2 codons; deleted 1 base in 1 codon), with protein sequence MSADLDPVVLVSAARTIIGSFNGALPTVPVHDLGSTVREVLKRXAVAPKEVSEVIFRHFLAVGCGQNPVGQASVGAGIPYFVPAWSCQMICRSGLKAVGLAAQSIRIGDSSIVAGGMENMSKAPHLVHLRMGVKTGEKPLTDSILCDGLTDVFHDYHMGITAENVAKQWQVGREDRXKVAVLSQNRTENAQKAGHFDKEIVPVFPPAKKGLTEVKTDEFPHHGSNMEAMSKLKPCFLMDGTGTVTPANASGMNDGAAAVVLMKTSEAGNCRLTPLAQIVSWAQADVEPSIMGIGPIPAIKQAVAKAGWSLEDVDVFEINEAFAALSVAIAKELGLNPEQVNTEGGAIALGHPLGASVCSILVTLLHTLEHKGGHCGVAAYVRVETISHFTRNARLDSLLHFNV encoded by the exons ATGAGTGCAGACTTGGACCCAGTGGTCCTTGTCTCGGCAGCGCGCACCATCATAGGCTCTTTCAATGGTGCCTTACCCACTGTTCCTGTCCATGACCTGGGCTCAACTGTTAGAGAGGTCCTGAAAA GTGCTGTGGCTCCCAAAGAGGTCTCAGAGGTCATATTTAGACACTTTTTGGCAGTAGGCTGTGGGCAGAACCCTGTTGGACAGGCCAGTGTGGGTGCGGGAATCCCCTACTTTGTTCCAGCGTGGAGCTGCCAAATGATCTGCAGGTCAGGTCTGAAAGCCGTGGGTCTCGCAGCCCAATCGATAAGGATAGGAGACTCCAGCATTGTTGCAGGAGGCATGGAA AATATGAGCAAGGCTCCTCATTTGGTTCACTTGAGGATGGGAGTCAAGACTGGGGAAAAACCACTGACAGACAGTATACTCTGTGACGGGCTCACTGACGTATTCCACGACTATCATATGGGCATTACAGCTGAAAATGTGGCCAAACAGTGGCAAGTGGGTAGAGAAGACA CCAAGGTTGCAGTGCTGTCCCAGAACAGGACGGAGAATGCACAGAAGGCCGGCCATTTTGACAAAGAGATTGTTCCAGTTTTT CCACCAGCGAAAAAAGGTCTTACGGAAGTTAAAACAGATGAGTTTCCTCACCATGGGAGCAACATGGAAGCCATGTCTAAGCTAAAGCCTTGCTTCCTTATGGATGGAACGGGAACAGTCACACCAGCTAATGCTTCAGGAATGAATGATGGTGCTGCAGCAGTGGTTCTTATGAAGACGTCTGAAGCTGGCAACTGTAGGCTCACACCGTTAGCACAGATAGTTTCCTGGGCACAAGCAGATGTGGAGCCTTCCATTATGGGAATAGGACCAATTCCAGCAATAAAGCAAGCTGTTGCAAAAGCAGGGTGGTCACTGGAGGATGTTGATGTATTTGAAATCAATGAAGCCTTTGCAGCCCTGTCTGTTGCAATAGCTAAAGAACTTGGTTTAAACCCAGAGCAGGTCAACACTGAAGGAGGAGCCATAGCCCTGGGCCATCCTCTTGGAGCATCTGTCTGTAGTATTCTTGTCACCCTGTTACACACACTGGAGCACAAGGGTGGACATTGTGGTGTTGCTGCCTATGTGAGGGTGGAAACTATCTCCCACTTCACAAGAAATGCAAGACTCGACAGCCTGTTGCACTTTAATGTGTAA